A stretch of Paenibacillus peoriae DNA encodes these proteins:
- a CDS encoding 3-hydroxyacyl-CoA dehydrogenase family protein: protein MQFKKIGVIGGGTMGQGISEMLASKGIDVLLVEQTPEKLDYAYNMIETSLDKQLEKWAITQAEKKLILSRIQKVSHLAELGSCDMVIETITENLDEKKAVFQELDHVCPNNIILASNTSTLSLTELASSTKYPERVIGMHFIYPVSRIDLVEIIRGLKTSDDTFENTKMFVEEIVEKKGVMIYESPGFVTSRIICLLINEAAHVLQEGVASADDIDDAMRIGYNFQNGPLEMADRFGLDSVLAALERMFREFGELKYRPSIVLKKMVRAGNLGVKSGEGFFKYDKDGDRI from the coding sequence ATGCAATTTAAAAAAATCGGCGTCATCGGCGGCGGCACCATGGGACAGGGGATTTCTGAAATGCTCGCGTCCAAAGGAATCGATGTGCTGCTGGTAGAGCAGACACCAGAGAAACTAGACTACGCCTACAATATGATTGAAACGAGTCTGGACAAACAACTGGAAAAATGGGCAATTACTCAAGCTGAGAAAAAATTGATCTTATCCCGCATTCAGAAAGTATCCCATTTAGCGGAGCTCGGCAGCTGTGATATGGTCATTGAGACTATTACAGAGAATCTGGACGAGAAGAAAGCAGTGTTCCAAGAGCTGGACCATGTGTGTCCAAACAATATTATTCTTGCAAGTAATACATCCACGCTGAGCCTGACCGAGCTTGCCAGCTCGACCAAGTATCCAGAGCGTGTTATTGGTATGCACTTTATTTATCCAGTATCCCGTATTGATCTCGTAGAAATTATTCGTGGTTTAAAAACTTCGGATGATACCTTTGAAAACACTAAGATGTTCGTGGAAGAAATAGTGGAGAAAAAAGGAGTCATGATTTATGAATCTCCTGGATTCGTAACAAGCCGGATTATCTGTCTGCTGATTAACGAAGCGGCCCATGTACTTCAAGAAGGCGTGGCTTCCGCTGATGATATCGATGACGCTATGCGAATCGGCTATAACTTCCAAAACGGTCCTTTGGAAATGGCTGACCGCTTTGGTCTGGATTCCGTTTTGGCTGCTCTGGAGCGTATGTTCCGTGAATTTGGTGAATTGAAATATCGTCCGTCCATCGTACTGAAGAAAATGGTGCGTGCAGGTAATCTGGGCGTGAAATCGGGCGAAGGCTTCTTTAAGTACGACAAGGATGGTGACCGGATATGA